A window of Paenibacillus sp. 19GGS1-52 contains these coding sequences:
- a CDS encoding transporter: MNILKETPTGEGRNVISILETIDVHSGERSVLATFDSLIEAPNWTSDGASLIYNSLGRIYSFDLATKESVVIESAYVDHCNNDHVLSPDNALLAVSHHTQEDGQSRIYVFPLEGGNPILITPMAPSYLHGWSPDGSNLAYCAERNGQYDIYTIPVDGGVEVQLTNTPGLDDGPEYSPDGQHIWFNSVRTGLMQVWRMNADGSEPTQMTFDDSNNWFPHVSPDSESVAYISYRKGDVAPGDHPANKNVEVRMMSSRGGEFRTIVKLFGGQGTLNVNSWSPDSKQLAFVSYQLKD; encoded by the coding sequence ATGAATATCTTAAAAGAAACACCCACAGGAGAAGGCCGGAACGTAATCAGCATCCTGGAAACTATAGATGTACATAGTGGTGAGCGTTCGGTATTGGCCACATTCGATTCCCTGATTGAGGCTCCGAACTGGACAAGTGATGGCGCAAGCCTTATTTATAATAGTCTCGGTCGTATCTATTCCTTTGACCTTGCCACTAAAGAGAGTGTAGTCATCGAGTCGGCCTATGTCGATCATTGCAACAACGACCATGTGCTGTCTCCCGACAATGCTCTCCTTGCGGTAAGCCATCACACGCAGGAGGATGGACAATCCCGGATTTATGTCTTCCCTCTGGAAGGTGGCAACCCGATCCTGATTACACCCATGGCTCCTAGCTATCTTCACGGCTGGTCGCCGGACGGCAGCAATTTGGCCTATTGTGCCGAGCGGAATGGCCAGTATGATATCTACACCATTCCGGTGGACGGCGGCGTTGAAGTTCAACTGACGAACACTCCGGGGCTAGATGATGGTCCAGAATACTCGCCGGACGGACAGCATATTTGGTTCAATTCCGTGCGTACTGGACTTATGCAAGTATGGCGGATGAATGCTGACGGCAGCGAACCGACGCAGATGACCTTTGATGACAGCAACAACTGGTTCCCACATGTATCCCCCGATAGTGAAAGCGTGGCCTATATCTCCTATCGGAAAGGGGACGTTGCTCCAGGTGACCATCCTGCGAATAAGAACGTTGAAGTGCGGATGATGTCTAGTCGTGGCGGCGAGTTTCGTACAATCGTGAAGCTGTTCGGAGGACAAGGGACGCTTAATGTGAATTCTTGGTCGCCTGACAGTAAACAATTGGCCTTTGTGAGCTATCAGCTAAAAGATTAA
- a CDS encoding protein-glutamine gamma-glutamyltransferase, translating into MVAYYYPSPEAQNFERNMRNNIMESAKALNSSEADFATFKGSRGNPRFWTRTNNGGLQLNNNVLPSVGVLDIYQNGHLYAFECATAMVVVLYRATIESIGEKAFNTYFRDLFLWDWNYDSNLRLIVTYSKPEISLGDVVYFRNPDHAPSKPEWQGENAIILGNDQFYGHGIGITTAQGIIDSLNEERIPGSRTSAYFTDEALHPDFEYIRSLSTRLDLPVESNRSAKTTIFSRIGVRTYID; encoded by the coding sequence ATGGTGGCGTATTATTATCCTTCACCCGAAGCTCAGAATTTCGAACGGAATATGAGAAACAACATTATGGAATCGGCGAAGGCTTTGAATTCCAGCGAAGCGGACTTTGCAACGTTCAAAGGCTCTCGTGGTAATCCACGGTTCTGGACGCGTACGAATAATGGTGGACTCCAGCTGAATAATAATGTTTTGCCCTCGGTGGGTGTGCTCGATATTTATCAGAATGGGCATCTATATGCTTTTGAATGCGCTACGGCGATGGTAGTCGTGTTATATAGGGCTACAATCGAATCCATTGGTGAGAAAGCCTTTAATACGTATTTCAGAGATCTGTTCTTGTGGGATTGGAACTATGACAGCAACCTGCGGTTAATTGTTACATATAGTAAACCGGAGATTTCTTTAGGGGATGTTGTCTATTTCAGGAACCCGGATCATGCGCCGAGTAAGCCGGAGTGGCAGGGCGAGAATGCGATTATACTTGGCAATGATCAGTTCTACGGACATGGGATAGGGATCACAACGGCGCAGGGAATCATTGATTCTCTTAATGAAGAAAGGATACCCGGAAGCAGAACCTCTGCCTATTTCACAGATGAGGCACTGCACCCGGATTTTGAGTATATTCGTAGCTTATCTACAAGACTAGACCTGCCTGTTGAGAGTAACAGAAGTGCGAAAACCACGATATTCTCCAGGATAGGGGTACGAACTTATATCGATTAA
- a CDS encoding helix-turn-helix domain-containing protein codes for MTGTDSSFDRFFDSMESLADTISESLQSQVTIEDSNHHVIGYSSHQFESDPARISTIIGKKVPNAVIIGLRKKGVMHDLENSVHPIRIPAVLEVGLGPRLAICIKHQKEILGYIWVVDTGNLAEGHAESIVEKAAGIASRYLLKQRGWRMKQEKTQEDFFWKLLTSHYDTELSIKQDAEAWSILLPESYYISVFESDKGIDEHFVLKFQQAMAAQTGLRLLFQTAEHNRLIILFSSIFPAQGTDVLSSFMHKLMKDMHASEGCLLVAGCSLHYEGYTSVAIAYREAVSILELKKLLPFHARDLLLYEDVGFWAYLPLIIEQKRSRTRKSPLLYPLKEHDREHKSDFVQTVAVYLSLNSNLKESAAFLHIHTNTLMYRLNRIAEITGKSLKDTAYRTSIYLDILTEETGQLNLWFQDVRE; via the coding sequence TTGACAGGAACAGATTCATCCTTTGATCGTTTTTTTGACAGCATGGAGTCCTTGGCGGATACCATAAGTGAATCTCTTCAGTCTCAGGTAACGATTGAGGACAGCAACCACCATGTCATCGGATACAGCTCGCATCAGTTTGAGAGTGATCCGGCAAGAATCTCAACCATTATCGGCAAAAAAGTTCCGAACGCCGTTATCATAGGCTTGCGTAAAAAAGGCGTTATGCATGATCTGGAGAATTCCGTGCATCCGATTAGGATTCCGGCCGTGCTGGAGGTAGGGCTCGGCCCCCGGCTGGCGATCTGCATTAAGCATCAGAAGGAGATTCTCGGTTATATATGGGTAGTCGATACTGGGAATCTCGCAGAAGGACATGCGGAGAGTATTGTCGAGAAAGCTGCCGGCATTGCCAGCCGTTACTTGCTGAAGCAACGGGGCTGGAGAATGAAGCAGGAGAAAACGCAGGAAGATTTCTTCTGGAAACTGCTGACTTCGCATTATGATACGGAGCTGAGCATCAAACAGGATGCCGAGGCTTGGTCGATTCTTTTGCCGGAAAGCTATTATATCAGCGTCTTTGAGAGTGACAAAGGTATCGATGAGCATTTTGTACTGAAATTTCAGCAAGCGATGGCGGCGCAGACCGGGCTGCGGCTGCTGTTTCAGACGGCAGAGCATAATCGGCTAATTATTTTATTCTCCTCTATTTTTCCTGCCCAGGGAACGGATGTCCTTTCCTCGTTTATGCATAAGCTGATGAAGGATATGCATGCAAGCGAGGGCTGTCTGCTGGTTGCTGGCTGCAGCCTTCATTATGAGGGATATACCTCAGTAGCCATTGCCTACCGGGAAGCCGTCTCTATTCTGGAGCTTAAGAAGCTGCTGCCCTTTCATGCCCGTGATTTGCTGCTGTACGAGGATGTCGGTTTTTGGGCGTACCTTCCACTGATTATAGAGCAGAAGCGCAGCCGGACCCGCAAAAGTCCGTTACTCTATCCACTAAAAGAGCATGACCGCGAGCATAAAAGTGATTTTGTCCAGACGGTTGCCGTCTATTTATCGCTGAATAGCAATCTGAAGGAATCTGCCGCTTTTCTGCATATTCACACCAACACGCTAATGTACAGATTAAACCGGATTGCCGAGATTACAGGCAAAAGCCTGAAGGATACCGCCTACCGCACATCAATCTATCTGGATATCCTGACCGAAGAGACCGGGCAGCTGAATCTGTGGTTTCAGGATGTTCGGGAATAA
- the ald gene encoding alanine dehydrogenase — protein sequence MIIGVPKEIKNNENRVAITPAGVVSLISEGHQVLVEAGAGVGSGFINEEYAAAGAKLIEDAATVWSSSEMVMKVKEPLESEYQYFRPGLILFTYLHLAPEPALAAALKDNGVFAIGYETVVHGRTLPLLTPMSEVAGRMSVQLGAQFLQKNYGGQGILLSGVPGVSRGKVSIIGGGVVGTNAAKMAIGLGADVTIVDLSADRLRQLDDIFGSQINTLISNPFNIAKVVAEADLLVGAVLIPGAKAPKLVTEAMVKTMKPGSVIVDVAIDQGGIVETIDRVTTHDNPVFVKHGVLHYSVANMPGAVAKTSTMALTNVTVPYALQIANKGALKAIQEDAGLRSGVNIANGKITCQAVAEALGEECYTVEQALEHEFTLI from the coding sequence ATGATTATCGGAGTGCCTAAAGAAATTAAAAATAATGAAAATCGTGTAGCGATTACACCTGCTGGGGTAGTAAGTCTTATTTCTGAAGGACATCAGGTTCTAGTTGAAGCCGGAGCGGGTGTAGGCAGCGGATTTATCAATGAAGAATATGCAGCAGCCGGAGCTAAGTTGATTGAAGATGCAGCCACGGTCTGGAGTTCTTCTGAAATGGTAATGAAGGTTAAAGAACCTCTGGAAAGTGAATATCAATACTTCCGTCCAGGTCTGATCCTGTTCACTTATCTGCATCTTGCTCCTGAACCTGCACTGGCTGCAGCGCTTAAAGACAATGGCGTCTTTGCCATCGGTTATGAAACGGTAGTTCATGGACGCACACTGCCGCTATTGACGCCAATGAGCGAAGTAGCCGGACGGATGTCTGTACAGCTGGGCGCTCAATTCTTGCAAAAGAACTATGGCGGACAAGGTATTCTGCTCTCCGGGGTTCCTGGAGTCAGCAGAGGCAAAGTTAGTATCATTGGTGGCGGTGTAGTGGGTACTAATGCAGCCAAGATGGCGATTGGCCTTGGTGCAGATGTTACTATCGTTGACCTGAGTGCAGATCGCTTGCGTCAACTGGACGATATTTTTGGCTCACAGATCAATACACTGATCTCCAATCCGTTCAATATTGCTAAAGTGGTTGCTGAGGCGGATCTATTGGTCGGTGCAGTACTGATTCCAGGTGCAAAAGCGCCGAAACTGGTGACTGAAGCCATGGTTAAGACGATGAAGCCGGGCTCAGTTATTGTCGACGTGGCCATTGACCAAGGCGGGATTGTAGAAACTATTGATCGTGTAACTACCCATGACAATCCAGTATTCGTGAAACATGGTGTGCTGCATTATTCCGTAGCGAATATGCCGGGTGCTGTTGCCAAAACATCAACGATGGCTTTAACGAATGTTACGGTTCCTTACGCTCTGCAAATTGCCAATAAAGGTGCACTTAAGGCTATTCAAGAAGATGCAGGTCTAAGAAGCGGCGTTAACATCGCCAACGGTAAAATCACTTGCCAAGCTGTAGCAGAAGCTCTTGGGGAAGAGTGCTACACAGTAGAGCAAGCATTAGAGCATGAGTTCACTCTGATCTAA
- a CDS encoding Zn-dependent hydrolase, with translation MHNIFVNGERLKNTIEAFADFGRTDKNGVTRLSLSDEDVKVRNYFRSCCEELGMTVKVDDMGTMYATLAGTEDKPPVVIGSHLDTVKKGGRFDGVLGVIAGLEVVRTLVDHGIKPQLPVMIMNFTNEEGARFEPSMMASGVLSGKFDKAAMLSKKDPEGTTFAEALLASGYAGESDSRIKEATAYLELHIEQGPVLEKEALAIGLVDCVVGMACYEIEVTGESDHAGTTPMGMRKDALFAATDIITELRSKLGLLDSELVYTMGRMNVLPNIHTVIPNKVIFTIEARHKDMDIVREVEAIIQALPEVLLECEVTKTKLWGRDTVWFDAEICSLVKQATESLGYSNRTIASGAGHDAQFVASFLPSAMIFVPSVNGKSHCEEELTSYEDCEKGVNVVLQTVLSLLNRD, from the coding sequence TTGCACAACATATTCGTGAATGGTGAGAGACTGAAGAATACGATTGAGGCATTTGCTGATTTTGGCCGTACAGACAAGAATGGTGTGACCCGCTTGTCGCTGAGCGATGAAGATGTTAAGGTCCGGAATTACTTTCGTTCTTGTTGTGAAGAACTGGGAATGACTGTGAAGGTTGATGATATGGGAACGATGTATGCCACACTGGCGGGTACAGAAGATAAGCCGCCAGTTGTGATTGGCTCGCATCTGGATACTGTGAAAAAGGGCGGCCGATTTGACGGTGTACTCGGTGTAATCGCTGGATTGGAAGTTGTACGCACGTTGGTCGACCATGGGATTAAGCCACAGCTTCCCGTGATGATTATGAATTTCACCAATGAAGAGGGGGCCCGCTTCGAGCCTTCAATGATGGCCTCAGGCGTCCTGTCCGGCAAGTTCGATAAGGCGGCAATGCTGAGCAAGAAAGACCCGGAAGGAACTACCTTTGCAGAAGCGCTATTGGCAAGTGGATATGCAGGTGAATCTGACAGTCGTATTAAAGAAGCTACTGCTTACCTGGAGCTGCATATCGAGCAAGGGCCTGTGCTGGAAAAAGAAGCGTTAGCGATCGGTCTGGTCGATTGCGTTGTTGGCATGGCCTGCTATGAGATTGAAGTGACGGGCGAATCGGACCACGCAGGTACAACGCCTATGGGAATGCGTAAAGATGCCTTGTTCGCGGCAACGGATATTATCACTGAGCTGCGCAGCAAGCTTGGACTGCTGGATTCCGAACTGGTCTACACGATGGGCAGAATGAATGTGCTGCCCAATATTCACACCGTTATTCCGAATAAAGTTATCTTTACTATTGAAGCAAGACATAAGGACATGGATATTGTCCGTGAAGTGGAAGCTATTATCCAAGCCTTGCCGGAAGTGCTACTGGAGTGTGAAGTGACCAAGACCAAGCTCTGGGGCCGTGATACCGTGTGGTTTGATGCGGAGATTTGTAGTTTGGTTAAGCAAGCCACTGAATCATTAGGGTATTCCAATCGAACCATCGCCAGTGGTGCAGGGCATGATGCTCAGTTTGTGGCCAGCTTTCTGCCGTCCGCGATGATCTTTGTACCTAGCGTCAATGGCAAAAGCCATTGTGAAGAAGAGCTTACCTCGTATGAGGATTGTGAAAAAGGCGTGAATGTGGTCTTGCAAACTGTACTATCCTTGTTAAACCGCGATTGA
- a CDS encoding aldose 1-epimerase family protein, which produces MNKILTSRLAEVEIKAVGAEVISFKKLEDGCEYIWNGDPAYWTGHSPVLFPIVCAVNNGEIKVDGNSYNLGNHGFVRHDEFELIEESETLAVYRHSYNETTLAVYPYKFNLYITYTLNANKLEINYKVENVDDKDIFFQLGTHPAFNCPIDDQGQIQDYYLEFEQAETLERLFMNKSNLLISGKSETILKDHNILPLSHEMFHEGALVFRNVNSQQVALKSKQSAKSVVLSYENFPNLGIWQFKDAPFICIEPWHGIADEDTFSGELQDKEMIVRLSPGDRFISSLSIEIN; this is translated from the coding sequence ATGAATAAAATTTTAACTAGTAGATTGGCTGAAGTTGAGATAAAGGCAGTTGGAGCTGAGGTCATAAGCTTCAAGAAGCTGGAGGACGGCTGTGAATATATCTGGAACGGAGATCCCGCTTACTGGACAGGTCATTCTCCAGTACTATTCCCTATCGTGTGCGCCGTCAATAACGGAGAGATCAAGGTAGACGGCAATAGCTATAATCTCGGCAATCACGGCTTCGTGAGACATGATGAATTCGAGTTAATTGAAGAAAGCGAGACGCTCGCCGTCTATCGGCATTCCTATAATGAGACTACATTAGCAGTCTACCCTTACAAGTTCAATCTGTATATCACTTACACGCTGAACGCCAATAAGCTTGAAATTAACTATAAAGTAGAAAATGTAGATGATAAAGATATCTTCTTCCAACTGGGTACGCACCCTGCCTTCAACTGCCCTATTGATGATCAAGGCCAAATTCAAGACTATTATCTGGAGTTCGAACAGGCTGAAACTCTGGAACGGCTATTCATGAATAAATCCAATCTGCTGATTAGCGGCAAGTCGGAGACGATACTGAAGGATCATAACATCTTGCCCTTATCGCATGAAATGTTTCACGAGGGTGCACTTGTCTTCAGAAATGTGAACTCCCAGCAGGTGGCTCTAAAGAGTAAACAATCCGCTAAAAGCGTTGTCCTTTCTTACGAGAACTTTCCTAATCTGGGCATCTGGCAGTTCAAAGATGCTCCGTTCATATGTATAGAACCTTGGCATGGTATCGCTGATGAAGACACTTTTAGCGGTGAGCTTCAGGACAAGGAAATGATTGTCCGTCTGAGCCCAGGAGACCGTTTTATAAGCTCGCTTTCTATTGAAATAAATTGA
- a CDS encoding glycosyltransferase family 2 protein has product MQGLSVVICTRNRVQDLTRCVHSMTNQTMSKDYNIEVIIVDDGEIPEAVLDEYEALLNKKGYSFVYYSKTDHGLWLSRIKAVELASMDTILFLDDDVEIPAHYFSTLLQTYLDYPDCVGVGGVAIGMRNSFFGTIRCLMSFQQSLSSGKLSLSGQAGSMYNWHKARKTFRTEFQHGCNMSFKKEAIKDLEPVPWLKSYSVGEDIYMSRMALKTGKLYINPDLKLLHHESSASRDNLEDVAYTRVVNHVHLLKDKKSGPLGYLALLWTTFYLILREKPKKNLPAINGYKKGLKQIFSKELA; this is encoded by the coding sequence ATGCAAGGATTGTCAGTAGTTATCTGCACGAGGAATCGGGTACAGGACCTGACACGGTGCGTTCATTCTATGACTAATCAAACCATGAGCAAAGATTACAACATTGAAGTCATTATTGTAGACGATGGCGAAATACCGGAAGCTGTGCTTGATGAATATGAAGCTCTTTTAAACAAGAAGGGTTATTCGTTTGTCTATTACAGCAAGACTGATCATGGATTATGGCTTTCCAGAATTAAGGCTGTAGAGTTGGCTTCCATGGATACCATATTATTCCTCGACGATGACGTAGAAATCCCCGCTCATTACTTCTCAACCTTACTCCAGACTTATCTTGATTATCCCGATTGCGTAGGTGTCGGCGGCGTGGCCATAGGCATGAGAAACAGTTTCTTCGGCACAATCCGCTGTCTTATGTCCTTCCAACAGTCCTTATCGAGCGGAAAGCTCTCCCTCAGCGGTCAAGCCGGGTCCATGTACAATTGGCATAAAGCCAGAAAAACCTTTCGCACAGAGTTTCAGCATGGCTGCAATATGTCCTTCAAGAAAGAAGCTATTAAAGATCTTGAACCCGTACCTTGGCTTAAGAGCTACAGTGTCGGTGAGGATATTTATATGTCCCGAATGGCACTTAAGACAGGCAAGCTTTATATCAATCCCGACTTAAAGCTGCTGCATCACGAATCTTCCGCCTCTAGGGATAATCTTGAGGATGTGGCCTATACCAGAGTCGTTAATCATGTGCATCTGCTGAAAGATAAGAAGTCTGGCCCGCTCGGATATCTCGCGTTATTATGGACAACCTTTTATCTCATTCTCAGAGAGAAGCCAAAAAAGAATTTACCGGCTATTAACGGCTACAAAAAAGGGCTCAAACAAATATTTTCAAAAGAGCTCGCTTAA
- a CDS encoding glycosyltransferase family 2 protein — MSLSIVVPVYNLENYIRPMLDSLLNQREQLFEIVIVDDGSTDQTYNLIAEFISQHEHLRCKIIRTDNYGVSAARNKGLAESTGTYVMFLDGDDYIADHLVRTIYPYLKKQEPDIICWGYSLVREDKSTIVSFTSPPNETSGITALEHIFVNKSLRIWTGSIAYKRTFLLENEIKYTERCVNGEDQEFIYKTLSRAEKVITLTEVLSFYLQRNASITNSYNVQKFDVVAAFKRVDQYFKAHSYGELETVSDLLLNRELTENYFFNLKTCLYGTEGISIRTLLHDIEQKYPGLNGEIQLIMKRYSGEDKQLSIQIKAFLLSPLLYHRLINMDRSLLHLKRRIKTAITVQKKHA, encoded by the coding sequence ATGAGTCTAAGTATTGTGGTGCCTGTATACAACTTAGAAAATTATATTAGACCTATGTTGGATTCACTTCTGAATCAAAGGGAGCAGCTTTTTGAGATAGTGATCGTGGATGACGGTTCTACCGATCAAACATACAACCTAATAGCAGAGTTCATTTCGCAGCATGAGCACCTCCGTTGCAAGATCATCAGAACTGACAATTATGGCGTCAGCGCAGCTCGGAATAAAGGTTTAGCCGAATCAACGGGAACCTATGTGATGTTTCTGGATGGCGATGATTACATCGCTGATCATTTAGTGCGAACCATTTATCCATATCTAAAGAAGCAAGAGCCCGACATTATCTGCTGGGGCTACAGTCTCGTAAGAGAAGACAAATCAACCATAGTAAGCTTTACCTCGCCTCCTAATGAAACGTCAGGGATTACCGCCCTTGAGCATATATTCGTGAATAAGAGCTTGCGCATTTGGACGGGAAGCATCGCTTACAAGCGGACTTTCCTATTGGAGAATGAGATTAAGTACACGGAACGATGTGTGAACGGGGAAGATCAGGAATTCATCTACAAGACATTGTCCAGAGCAGAGAAGGTCATTACTCTTACTGAGGTATTATCTTTTTATTTACAAAGAAACGCGTCTATTACCAATAGCTATAATGTCCAAAAATTCGATGTTGTAGCCGCCTTTAAGCGAGTGGACCAGTATTTCAAAGCCCATTCCTACGGAGAATTAGAGACTGTCTCTGATTTATTGTTAAATCGTGAACTGACGGAGAACTACTTCTTTAATCTGAAGACCTGCCTCTACGGAACTGAAGGCATAAGCATTCGTACTTTACTGCACGATATTGAGCAGAAATATCCGGGTCTGAATGGGGAAATACAGCTCATTATGAAGCGTTACAGCGGAGAAGATAAGCAGCTATCTATTCAGATCAAAGCTTTCCTACTCTCACCACTTCTATATCACAGATTAATTAACATGGACCGAAGCCTGCTGCACTTGAAAAGAAGAATAAAAACGGCGATTACGGTTCAAAAAAAACATGCTTAA
- a CDS encoding polysaccharide pyruvyl transferase family protein has translation MKKMMIYAYTEFNLGDDLFIKVLCERYPDTQFIMMAPGRYKLSFKTLSNLKVYATESLILRGINFLFRKIKIQHFVQKFLVKQSDGIVHIGGSIFMQGEHWVEYLEKAEGLRNKSKPYYLLGANFGPYTDIKYYDEHKKIFREYTDVCFREQVSYDLFQDLSNVRLAPDIIFQLDPPKVQREEEQYIVISVIKPSSKGLSDFDQLYYEKIKDITIHFIQQGYAVHFMSFCEHEGDHEAIEHIANLIPQDVRNRTKVHLYTTNIEEVLSVIAASCFVVASRFHAMILGWVFNIPVFPIAYSKKMIHVMHDAEFNGLYADFNTLAALQPEQVYECMHTNTINVTLQATNAERHFEKLDFYLSLSNRRSYESKTEYS, from the coding sequence ATGAAAAAAATGATGATATACGCCTATACTGAATTTAATCTGGGTGATGATTTATTCATTAAGGTCCTTTGCGAAAGATACCCGGATACACAATTTATAATGATGGCTCCAGGCAGGTATAAGCTCTCATTCAAGACCTTAAGCAACCTCAAGGTATATGCCACTGAATCGCTTATTCTACGGGGTATTAACTTCTTGTTTCGAAAAATTAAGATCCAGCATTTCGTGCAGAAATTTCTGGTCAAGCAGTCTGATGGGATTGTACATATCGGCGGGTCCATTTTTATGCAAGGGGAGCACTGGGTAGAGTACCTGGAGAAAGCAGAAGGGCTCCGGAACAAATCCAAGCCCTATTATCTGTTAGGCGCTAATTTCGGTCCCTATACGGATATTAAATATTACGATGAGCATAAGAAGATTTTTCGGGAATATACTGATGTTTGCTTTAGAGAACAAGTTTCCTATGATCTGTTTCAGGACTTAAGTAATGTCAGATTAGCTCCTGATATCATCTTTCAGCTAGACCCACCCAAAGTTCAGCGTGAAGAGGAACAATACATCGTAATATCCGTGATTAAGCCATCGTCCAAGGGCTTGAGTGATTTCGACCAACTCTATTATGAAAAAATAAAAGATATTACAATTCATTTCATTCAACAAGGCTATGCGGTTCATTTCATGTCATTTTGTGAGCATGAAGGAGATCACGAGGCCATCGAACATATCGCCAATCTCATCCCTCAGGATGTTAGGAATAGAACCAAGGTACATTTGTATACAACGAATATCGAGGAAGTCCTGTCTGTGATCGCAGCGTCCTGCTTTGTGGTCGCCTCAAGGTTCCATGCTATGATTCTGGGCTGGGTATTTAATATCCCCGTCTTCCCCATTGCCTATAGCAAAAAAATGATCCATGTGATGCATGATGCCGAATTTAACGGTTTATATGCAGATTTCAATACTTTAGCGGCCTTGCAGCCGGAACAAGTTTACGAGTGTATGCACACCAATACCATTAATGTAACTCTGCAAGCCACCAATGCGGAGAGACATTTCGAGAAGCTGGACTTCTATTTATCACTTTCTAACAGGAGGAGTTATGAGAGCAAAACGGAGTATTCTTAA
- a CDS encoding sugar isomerase — protein MRAKRSILNLSFGLVSQLITILLGFFIPRLIMVNYGSEANGLIASIGQIISYLALLEAGVGAASLQALYKPIAGNNKDNINSILAATSSYYKRTGIYYFFAVVLLAVLYPLIVNSEISAISIIAIILLTGMGGAINYYFQGKFRILLIAEGKSYVETVIVTATTILNNVVRIILLLQGFNIIAVQASFFVLTLLQIVVFYFYMKKHYKWIDLKIKPDFAAIGQKNSVMIHEISYLVFRNTDMIILTFFTNLKIVSIYVMYNMIFTIVDNIVQTVNGSIKSALGQIYHESKTEFLKFYDAYEVYFMGLIFSILTVTYILIIPFMRLYTAGVNDVNYIDWWLPVLFVTIKLLTNARTSSNNVITIAGHFKKTQTRSILESAINLSASLVFVIFIGIYGVLMGTIVALLYRSIDIVIYASRVLLNRSPWVTFRRWLTNAVIFIGIILVTTAMNIHIHSYVGIILWGMLLGIVILPTYLIIASLLEREVFLYSLDYFKEYKDKFKSKFTTAPKVKGLSK, from the coding sequence ATGAGAGCAAAACGGAGTATTCTTAACTTGTCCTTTGGGCTGGTGAGTCAGCTGATCACCATTCTTCTCGGTTTCTTCATTCCTAGACTGATTATGGTCAATTATGGCTCGGAAGCCAATGGATTAATCGCTTCCATCGGACAGATTATTAGCTATTTAGCACTGTTGGAAGCCGGTGTGGGGGCCGCTTCGCTGCAAGCCCTTTATAAACCGATTGCCGGAAATAACAAGGATAATATCAACTCTATTTTGGCGGCAACCTCAAGCTATTATAAGAGAACAGGCATTTATTATTTCTTCGCGGTAGTACTGCTCGCTGTCCTTTATCCGCTCATTGTCAACTCGGAGATCAGTGCAATAAGCATTATAGCTATTATTTTATTGACTGGTATGGGTGGAGCTATTAACTATTATTTTCAAGGGAAATTCAGGATTCTGCTCATCGCCGAAGGCAAAAGCTATGTGGAAACCGTGATCGTTACGGCCACCACTATTCTGAATAACGTTGTACGCATCATATTATTACTGCAAGGCTTCAATATCATTGCTGTCCAGGCTTCCTTTTTTGTGCTGACCTTGCTGCAAATTGTTGTGTTCTATTTCTATATGAAGAAGCATTACAAATGGATCGACCTGAAGATCAAACCGGACTTTGCAGCGATCGGGCAGAAAAATTCAGTGATGATCCATGAAATATCCTACCTAGTGTTTAGAAATACCGATATGATCATCCTGACCTTCTTTACTAATCTGAAGATCGTCAGTATCTACGTTATGTACAATATGATCTTCACCATCGTGGATAACATCGTTCAGACCGTAAACGGCAGCATCAAATCAGCGCTTGGACAAATCTATCATGAGAGCAAAACAGAGTTCCTTAAGTTCTATGATGCCTATGAGGTCTATTTTATGGGCCTGATCTTCTCTATCCTTACGGTCACTTATATACTGATCATTCCGTTTATGAGATTGTACACCGCTGGTGTAAATGATGTTAATTATATTGATTGGTGGCTCCCTGTCTTATTCGTTACGATTAAATTGCTCACCAATGCCCGCACCTCTTCCAATAATGTCATAACCATTGCGGGGCATTTCAAAAAAACACAAACCCGCTCGATTCTGGAATCGGCAATTAACTTGAGCGCCTCATTGGTCTTTGTTATCTTCATAGGTATTTATGGAGTATTAATGGGTACCATTGTGGCTCTGCTCTACCGTTCCATCGATATTGTCATCTACGCCAGCAGAGTGCTGTTGAACCGCAGCCCTTGGGTTACTTTTCGCCGCTGGTTAACGAATGCTGTCATCTTTATTGGCATCATTCTGGTAACGACTGCGATGAACATCCACATCCATTCTTATGTGGGCATCATCCTCTGGGGGATGCTGCTAGGCATAGTCATCTTACCGACCTATCTCATTATCGCTTCCTTGCTAGAGAGAGAGGTATTCCTGTACTCCCTAGACTATTTCAAAGAGTATAAAGATAAATTCAAAAGTAAATTCACTACTGCTCCTAAAGTTAAAGGTTTATCGAAATAA